One Paenarthrobacter aurescens TC1 DNA window includes the following coding sequences:
- the sufB gene encoding FeS assembly protein SufB (identified by match to protein family HMM PF01458; match to protein family HMM TIGR01980), whose product MTDQIAEKAVADGTVISEILEKNPELHGIGNYEYGWADKNDVGANARRGLNEEVVRDISSKKNEPEWMLDLRLKGLKYFDRKPMPTWGADLSGIDFDNIKYFVRSTEKQAATWEDLPEDIRNTYEKLGIPEAERSRLVSGVAAQYESEVVYHQIREDLEAQGVIFLDTDTALREHPEIFQEYFGTIIPVGDNKFASLNTAVWSGGSFVYVPKGVHVDIPLQAYFRINTENMGQFERTLIIADEDSYVHYIEGCTAPIYTSDSLHSAVVEIIVKKGARVRYTTIQNWSTNVYNLVTKRAICEEGATMEWIDGNIGSKVTMKYPAVYLVGEHAKGETLSIAFAGEGQHQDTGSKMVHIAPNTKSSIISKSVARGGGRAAYRGLVQVREGAKHSANTVRCDALLVDTISRSDTYPYIDIREDDVVMGHEATVSRVSEEQLFYLMSRGMPEDEAMAMIVRGFIEPIARELPMEYALELNRLIELQMEGSVG is encoded by the coding sequence ATGACGGACCAAATAGCAGAGAAAGCGGTAGCTGACGGCACTGTGATCTCGGAGATTCTGGAGAAGAATCCCGAACTGCACGGTATCGGAAACTACGAGTACGGCTGGGCCGACAAGAACGACGTAGGCGCCAACGCCCGTCGTGGCCTCAACGAGGAGGTCGTCCGTGACATCTCCTCGAAGAAGAACGAGCCCGAATGGATGCTCGATCTGCGGCTCAAAGGCCTGAAGTACTTCGACCGCAAGCCCATGCCTACCTGGGGTGCAGACCTCTCCGGCATCGACTTCGACAACATCAAATACTTCGTTCGCTCCACTGAGAAGCAAGCGGCAACATGGGAAGACCTTCCGGAGGATATCCGGAACACCTATGAGAAGCTGGGCATTCCCGAAGCTGAGCGCAGCCGCCTTGTCTCGGGCGTCGCTGCCCAGTACGAGTCCGAGGTTGTCTACCACCAGATCCGTGAGGACCTGGAAGCCCAGGGTGTCATCTTCCTGGACACTGACACCGCCCTGCGCGAGCACCCGGAGATCTTCCAGGAGTACTTCGGCACCATCATCCCGGTGGGCGACAACAAGTTCGCTTCGTTGAACACGGCCGTATGGTCCGGCGGATCGTTCGTGTACGTGCCCAAGGGCGTTCACGTGGACATCCCGCTGCAGGCCTACTTCCGTATCAACACGGAGAACATGGGCCAGTTCGAGCGCACGCTGATCATCGCTGATGAGGACTCTTACGTCCACTACATCGAAGGCTGCACGGCTCCGATCTACACCTCGGATTCCCTGCACTCGGCCGTCGTGGAGATCATCGTGAAGAAGGGCGCCCGCGTCCGCTACACCACCATCCAGAACTGGTCCACCAACGTGTACAACCTGGTGACCAAGCGCGCCATCTGCGAAGAGGGCGCCACCATGGAGTGGATCGATGGCAACATCGGATCCAAGGTGACCATGAAGTACCCGGCCGTCTACCTCGTTGGTGAGCACGCCAAGGGTGAGACGCTGTCCATCGCCTTCGCCGGCGAGGGCCAGCACCAGGACACGGGCTCCAAGATGGTGCACATCGCGCCGAATACCAAGAGTTCCATCATTTCCAAGTCCGTGGCCCGCGGCGGCGGACGTGCTGCTTACCGCGGCCTCGTCCAGGTCCGCGAAGGCGCCAAGCACTCCGCCAACACGGTCCGTTGCGATGCCCTCCTGGTGGACACCATTTCCCGTTCGGACACGTACCCGTACATCGACATCCGCGAGGATGACGTTGTCATGGGCCACGAGGCCACCGTTTCACGCGTCAGCGAAGAGCAGCTCTTCTATCTGATGTCCCGCGGCATGCCTGAAGACGAGGCCATGGCCATGATCGTGCGCGGCTTCATCGAGCCGATCGCCCGTGAATTGCCCATGGAATACGCTCTTGAGCTGAACCGCCTGATTGAACTGCAGATGGAAGGGTCCGTCGGTTAA
- a CDS encoding putative zinc metallopeptidase (identified by match to protein family HMM PF04228): MSRKGIHAILLQCPAPGTNSDVYSDCMSFNDGAQLDPSQVEDRRGSGMGRGTKIGGGIGGGIVVLLLALFGINPNILGDLTGSGSQSPAVESGGGAGGVQECQTGADADKRLDCRITGTVNSLNAFWPDYLADYNVQYPRPNTVIFSQATTTGCGSATSAVGPFYCPADTTAYFDPGFFDDLVTRFGSSGGPLAQEYVVAHEFGHHVQNILGTLDQAQQDPQGPQSGAVRVELQADCFAGLWVRHATTQTDASGKPFLDPLTQQDLQDALSAASAVGDDRIQEAATGRVSPESWTHGSSEQRQKWFYQGYTTGDINKCDTFGVAAP; the protein is encoded by the coding sequence TTGTCCAGGAAAGGCATCCACGCAATTTTACTGCAGTGTCCGGCACCGGGCACCAATAGTGACGTCTATTCTGACTGTATGAGTTTCAATGACGGCGCGCAGCTGGACCCCTCGCAAGTGGAAGACCGACGTGGCAGTGGCATGGGCCGCGGCACCAAGATCGGCGGAGGGATCGGAGGGGGCATAGTGGTGCTGCTGCTGGCACTCTTCGGTATCAATCCCAACATCCTCGGGGACCTGACGGGCAGCGGAAGCCAGTCACCCGCCGTCGAAAGTGGCGGTGGTGCCGGAGGTGTCCAGGAGTGCCAGACCGGCGCTGATGCGGACAAGCGGCTGGATTGCCGGATCACGGGCACCGTGAACAGCCTTAATGCGTTCTGGCCTGACTACCTTGCGGACTACAACGTGCAGTATCCACGGCCAAATACCGTCATTTTCAGCCAAGCCACCACCACGGGTTGCGGTTCGGCCACGAGTGCCGTGGGACCGTTCTACTGCCCTGCGGACACCACCGCCTACTTTGACCCCGGGTTCTTCGATGACCTGGTTACCCGCTTCGGTTCGTCGGGAGGACCACTGGCACAGGAGTACGTAGTAGCCCACGAATTCGGACACCATGTCCAAAACATCCTGGGCACCTTGGATCAAGCACAGCAGGACCCCCAGGGTCCGCAGTCGGGAGCAGTCCGGGTGGAACTCCAAGCCGACTGCTTCGCCGGTCTGTGGGTTCGCCACGCTACGACACAGACGGATGCCAGCGGCAAGCCTTTCCTTGATCCCCTGACCCAACAAGACCTGCAGGACGCGCTCTCGGCCGCGTCCGCCGTCGGCGATGACCGCATCCAGGAGGCGGCTACGGGGCGCGTGTCCCCGGAATCGTGGACGCACGGATCCAGTGAACAGCGGCAGAAGTGGTTCTATCAGGGCTACACCACAGGTGACATCAACAAGTGCGACACCTTCGGAGTGGCAGCGCCCTAG
- the sufC gene encoding FeS assembly ATPase SufC (identified by match to protein family HMM PF00005; match to protein family HMM TIGR01978), whose amino-acid sequence MSTLEIKDLHVSIETEQGTKEILKGVSLTIKTGETHAIMGPNGSGKSTLASTIAGHPRYNVTSGTITLDGEDVLEMSVDERARAGVFLAMQYPVEVPGVTMTNFLRTAKTAIDGEAPALRTWTKDVKAAMQQLRIDADFAQRNVNEGFSGGEKKRVEILQLELFKPKFAILDETDSGLDVDALKVVSEGVNRAHEEGNMGTLLITHYTRILRYIKPDFVHVFVDGKVVEEGGPELADRLEEEGYDRYAPGAGVAVAPAVQA is encoded by the coding sequence ATGTCAACTCTTGAAATCAAGGACCTGCACGTCAGCATCGAGACGGAGCAGGGCACCAAGGAGATCCTGAAGGGCGTCAGCCTCACCATCAAGACCGGTGAAACGCACGCCATCATGGGCCCCAACGGCTCGGGCAAGTCCACCCTTGCCTCCACCATCGCCGGTCACCCGCGCTACAACGTCACCAGCGGCACCATTACGCTGGACGGCGAAGACGTTCTTGAGATGAGCGTTGACGAGCGCGCACGTGCAGGCGTCTTCCTGGCCATGCAGTACCCGGTAGAGGTTCCCGGCGTCACCATGACCAACTTCCTGCGCACCGCCAAGACCGCGATCGACGGCGAAGCACCGGCCCTGCGTACGTGGACCAAGGACGTCAAGGCTGCCATGCAGCAGCTCCGTATCGACGCCGACTTCGCACAGCGCAACGTCAACGAAGGCTTCTCCGGTGGTGAGAAGAAGCGCGTTGAGATCCTTCAGCTCGAACTCTTCAAGCCGAAGTTCGCCATCCTTGACGAGACCGACTCCGGCCTGGACGTCGACGCTTTGAAGGTTGTCTCCGAGGGCGTCAACCGCGCCCACGAAGAGGGCAACATGGGCACTCTGCTCATCACCCACTACACCCGCATTCTGCGCTACATCAAGCCGGACTTCGTCCACGTGTTCGTTGACGGCAAGGTTGTTGAAGAAGGCGGACCCGAGCTCGCAGACCGTCTTGAAGAAGAGGGCTACGACCGCTACGCCCCAGGCGCCGGCGTTGCCGTTGCTCCTGCTGTGCAGGCCTAG
- the sufD gene encoding FeS assembly protein SufD (identified by match to protein family HMM PF01458; match to protein family HMM TIGR01981) — MTDITTEKARIGAPSAQPFINGFTEEGENLSPVNTGTNTSTTSEQPSAGPLAGASAKSHSHGGGVGIPDSSRAGRLTSYKLADFKPLNGLEEDWRFTPLKRLRGLHTEVLSGAAPAVSVTAPAGVVVETVGRDDKRIGQAAIPEDLVSANAWENFAEATVVTVPAELQADSEVSVLITGAGEAPSAQHIVIVAERFSKAVVVLDHQGSAVVSENVEIIVEDGAELTVVSLQEWADNAVHASSQQAKIGRDAKFKHIVVSLGGDLVRVTPSTRFTAPGADVEMFGLYFADAGQHLEQRLFVDHAVANCKSRVLYKGALQGRNAHSVWVGDVLIRKEAEGTDTYEANRNLVLTDGARADSVPNLEIETGLIEGAGHASATGRFDDEHLFYLMARGIPEKVARRLVVRGFLNEIIQQIKVPAIEERLTAAVERELAATDN, encoded by the coding sequence ATGACTGATATCACTACTGAAAAGGCGCGCATCGGCGCGCCCTCGGCCCAGCCGTTTATCAACGGCTTCACCGAGGAAGGCGAGAACCTTTCGCCCGTCAACACCGGAACGAACACCAGCACGACGTCGGAGCAGCCTTCCGCTGGTCCGCTCGCCGGCGCTTCGGCCAAGAGCCACTCGCACGGTGGCGGGGTCGGCATCCCGGACAGTTCCCGCGCCGGCCGCCTCACCTCATACAAGTTGGCAGACTTCAAGCCGCTGAACGGCCTCGAGGAAGACTGGCGCTTCACTCCGCTGAAGCGTCTCCGCGGCCTCCACACCGAGGTCCTCAGCGGCGCAGCTCCGGCTGTCAGCGTTACTGCACCGGCCGGCGTTGTCGTTGAAACCGTTGGACGCGATGACAAGCGCATCGGCCAGGCTGCCATTCCGGAGGACCTCGTGTCCGCAAATGCTTGGGAGAACTTTGCCGAAGCTACAGTCGTCACCGTGCCCGCCGAACTGCAGGCCGACAGTGAAGTTTCGGTCCTGATCACCGGCGCCGGAGAGGCTCCTTCTGCCCAGCACATCGTGATTGTGGCGGAGCGTTTCTCCAAGGCTGTGGTGGTTCTGGACCACCAAGGCAGCGCGGTTGTCTCCGAGAATGTGGAGATCATCGTTGAAGACGGCGCCGAGCTGACCGTCGTCTCGCTGCAGGAATGGGCCGACAACGCCGTTCACGCGTCATCGCAGCAGGCAAAGATCGGCCGCGACGCCAAGTTCAAGCACATCGTTGTCAGCCTTGGCGGCGACCTTGTACGTGTCACCCCGTCCACGCGCTTCACTGCCCCCGGCGCCGACGTCGAAATGTTCGGTCTGTACTTCGCCGATGCCGGTCAGCACCTTGAGCAGCGTCTCTTCGTTGACCATGCAGTGGCCAACTGCAAGTCCCGCGTCCTCTACAAGGGTGCTCTTCAGGGACGCAATGCCCACAGCGTCTGGGTTGGCGACGTCCTGATCCGTAAGGAAGCTGAAGGCACGGACACCTATGAGGCCAACCGCAACCTGGTCCTCACGGACGGTGCCCGCGCTGACTCGGTTCCCAACCTTGAAATCGAAACCGGTTTGATCGAGGGTGCAGGCCACGCCAGCGCCACCGGCCGTTTTGATGACGAGCACCTGTTCTACCTCATGGCCCGCGGCATCCCGGAAAAGGTTGCCCGCCGTCTGGTGGTCCGGGGCTTCCTTAACGAGATCATCCAGCAGATCAAGGTCCCGGCAATCGAAGAGCGCCTGACCGCAGCTGTTGAGCGCGAACTCGCCGCGACCGACAACTAA
- a CDS encoding putative DNA-binding transcriptional regulator (identified by match to protein family HMM PF01022) has product MYSMSSPTSMPSTRHAAAAEAFVASPALPDADDRTRDRVLSAVLENGPVSAAELGDLLGFTPAAVRRHLDHLERTGVIEVKRVAKAGSGAGRPARRYVLSSQGQSKLGDDYLNIASSALRRLQELAGEDAVREYAEERFSDMERRYAPEVEAAGSDITARAMALSKALSRDGFVASAHSIEAKAPLPSALSSVQLCQGHCPIQRLAAEFPVFCDTETKVFSRLVGVDVRRLSTLAQGGHVCTTHIPTGRPAATASPDVAVQPGNPYQESNNQQERP; this is encoded by the coding sequence GTGTATTCCATGAGCAGTCCAACTTCCATGCCCTCAACACGGCATGCTGCAGCGGCAGAGGCATTCGTTGCCTCGCCTGCGCTGCCGGACGCGGATGACCGCACACGGGACCGCGTCTTGAGCGCCGTCCTGGAGAACGGCCCGGTAAGTGCCGCGGAACTGGGCGACCTTCTAGGATTTACGCCGGCTGCGGTGCGGCGGCACCTTGACCACCTGGAACGCACCGGCGTCATCGAAGTCAAGCGTGTGGCCAAAGCCGGTTCCGGCGCAGGCCGTCCGGCCCGACGATATGTCCTTAGCTCGCAGGGGCAGTCCAAGCTAGGCGACGATTACCTGAATATTGCCAGTTCGGCACTCAGGCGCCTTCAGGAGCTTGCCGGCGAGGACGCAGTCCGTGAGTATGCCGAAGAACGCTTCTCGGACATGGAGCGCCGCTACGCCCCCGAGGTGGAAGCCGCCGGTAGTGACATCACGGCGCGCGCAATGGCGTTGTCGAAGGCCCTCAGCCGTGATGGCTTTGTTGCCTCGGCCCATTCCATTGAAGCCAAGGCCCCTCTGCCGTCCGCGTTGTCCAGCGTTCAGCTGTGCCAGGGCCACTGCCCGATTCAGCGGCTCGCCGCAGAGTTTCCCGTGTTCTGCGACACCGAGACCAAGGTCTTCTCGCGTTTGGTGGGCGTAGATGTCCGGCGCCTTTCCACCCTCGCGCAGGGCGGACACGTCTGCACCACCCACATACCTACCGGGCGCCCGGCTGCCACGGCATCCCCAGATGTCGCAGTGCAGCCCGGGAACCCGTATCAGGAATCAAACAACCAGCAAGAAAGGCCGTGA
- a CDS encoding putative ring hydroxylating dioxygenase, alpha subunit, rieske family (identified by match to protein family HMM PF00355), with the protein MSEETKGELVCNANDIQVKQALRVLIDDYPVAIVKDSMGDIHAIADTCSHADISLSEGEVEGCAIECWGHGSQFDLRSGQPLQLPAYDPVPVFAVTIDGDDVYVDVTNVVNGASVDNY; encoded by the coding sequence ATGAGTGAAGAAACCAAGGGCGAACTGGTATGCAACGCCAATGACATCCAGGTCAAGCAGGCGCTGCGTGTCCTGATCGACGACTACCCCGTAGCCATCGTCAAGGACTCGATGGGCGATATCCACGCCATCGCCGATACCTGCTCGCACGCGGACATCTCGTTGTCCGAGGGTGAGGTTGAAGGCTGCGCAATCGAGTGCTGGGGACACGGTTCCCAGTTCGACCTCCGCAGCGGACAGCCCCTCCAGCTGCCTGCTTACGACCCCGTGCCCGTATTTGCCGTCACCATCGATGGCGACGACGTTTACGTGGACGTGACCAACGTTGTGAACGGCGCCTCGGTAGATAACTACTGA
- a CDS encoding putative Domain of unknown function DUF59 (identified by match to protein family HMM PF01883), with the protein MTEINTARTSLEDVEEALKDVIDPELGVNVVDLGLLYGLKYSDEDGALLIDMTLTTAACPLTDVLEEQVGKSLDGVVDDWRLNWVWMPPWGPERITDDGKDQMRALGFNI; encoded by the coding sequence ATGACCGAAATCAACACGGCGCGAACCAGCCTCGAGGACGTCGAGGAAGCGCTCAAGGACGTCATCGACCCGGAACTCGGGGTCAATGTGGTGGATCTGGGCCTTCTTTACGGACTCAAGTACTCCGATGAAGACGGCGCGCTTCTGATCGATATGACACTGACCACGGCGGCCTGCCCGCTGACGGACGTGCTTGAAGAGCAGGTGGGCAAGTCCCTCGACGGCGTGGTTGATGATTGGCGCCTGAACTGGGTATGGATGCCGCCTTGGGGTCCCGAGCGGATCACCGACGACGGCAAGGACCAGATGCGGGCCCTCGGCTTCAACATCTGA
- a CDS encoding putative AMP-binding domain enzyme (identified by match to protein family HMM PF00501) has protein sequence MVPGAGHCSKIAWMPFLDKLQLWAEERPHDAAVVVGSSRLTWAGLRDAAAGLLGDATATTVLAEPNSVRFVERYTAAVAGERRCAVLDPEWPSPMIEEVSSRIVEAITPVETGLVDGNPSSTFLIGLTSGTTSVPKAFTRSRRSWQVSFEASIEFFGLSQDDRTLAPGPLSASLNLYALSECLYAGAAFHTLESFDVGDAHAAISHDGITRLVLAPTALRLLSERGLAGDVDASGIRSIICAGSKLDARTLEAARRWAPRAAIYEYYGASELSFVSGTRLAAGEPLDSGGTGIGLPFPGVELSILDDAGSPLPDGEHGNISVRSGMVSNGYLWGDDGQALRCLDGWYTVGDQGFLDNGTLHILGRRSDMIITSGKNVYPHEVELAVASVPGVDVAVAAGAPDDIRGQKVIAGVVPVYGAVTATQLRTGLDGLLARDKWPLQYYLLAELPMTDRGKVSRKVLLDWIKNHDPRAQLLG, from the coding sequence TTGGTGCCCGGTGCCGGACACTGCAGTAAAATTGCGTGGATGCCTTTCCTGGACAAACTTCAGCTCTGGGCCGAGGAGCGCCCGCACGACGCCGCCGTCGTTGTGGGCAGCAGCCGGCTCACCTGGGCGGGACTCCGCGACGCTGCAGCAGGGCTGCTCGGTGATGCGACTGCCACAACTGTCCTTGCCGAGCCCAACTCCGTTCGCTTTGTGGAGCGGTACACTGCTGCGGTGGCGGGGGAGCGGCGCTGTGCCGTACTGGACCCCGAATGGCCGTCGCCAATGATCGAAGAAGTCTCGTCGCGGATCGTCGAGGCCATCACGCCGGTTGAGACCGGGCTGGTGGATGGAAATCCGTCGAGTACCTTCCTGATCGGGCTTACCTCGGGCACCACCTCTGTCCCCAAAGCCTTCACCAGGTCCCGCCGTTCCTGGCAAGTGTCCTTCGAAGCTTCGATCGAGTTCTTTGGCCTCTCGCAGGACGACCGGACCCTTGCGCCGGGCCCCTTGTCAGCCAGCCTGAACCTGTACGCCCTCTCGGAGTGTCTGTACGCCGGAGCTGCATTCCACACCCTTGAATCGTTCGACGTCGGCGACGCCCATGCTGCCATCAGTCACGATGGCATCACCCGCCTGGTCCTGGCACCCACTGCGTTGAGGTTGCTCAGCGAGCGGGGTCTCGCAGGGGACGTTGACGCTTCCGGCATTCGCAGCATTATTTGCGCAGGTTCCAAGTTGGACGCCCGGACGTTGGAAGCGGCCCGGCGTTGGGCGCCCCGCGCCGCCATCTACGAGTATTACGGGGCTTCGGAGTTAAGCTTTGTTTCCGGCACCCGTTTGGCCGCTGGTGAACCCTTGGATTCCGGTGGTACCGGGATCGGCTTGCCGTTCCCGGGCGTGGAGCTGAGTATCCTCGATGATGCCGGCAGCCCCCTCCCGGACGGTGAGCACGGAAATATCAGCGTTCGCAGCGGAATGGTCAGCAACGGCTACCTTTGGGGCGACGATGGACAAGCCTTGCGGTGCCTTGACGGTTGGTACACCGTGGGGGACCAGGGCTTCTTGGACAACGGCACTCTTCACATCCTTGGCCGCCGCTCGGACATGATCATCACCTCGGGAAAGAACGTTTACCCGCACGAGGTAGAGCTTGCCGTCGCATCCGTGCCGGGTGTGGATGTTGCGGTTGCAGCGGGTGCGCCCGACGATATCCGCGGCCAAAAGGTGATCGCCGGCGTCGTACCTGTGTACGGTGCGGTCACTGCCACCCAGCTCCGCACAGGGCTGGATGGTCTGCTGGCACGGGACAAGTGGCCGTTACAGTACTACTTGTTGGCGGAGCTTCCCATGACCGACCGTGGCAAGGTCAGTAGAAAAGTCCTGCTGGACTGGATCAAGAACCATGACCCCCGGGCACAACTCCTTGGGTAG